In Toxoplasma gondii ME49 chromosome VIII, whole genome shotgun sequence, a single genomic region encodes these proteins:
- a CDS encoding cell-cycle-associated protein kinase, putative (encoded by transcript TGME49_270330~Gene product name based on ToxoDB Community Expert Annotation. Predicted member of protein kinase group CMGC, (PMID:22047078).), which produces MAAPQVKPEVGDSPEATRQGVLLPSASEEAAANGSSSPRLVPIKREGKQRYRQCDAFLGEGTYGRVEKAEDLRTHQIVAIKKVKASAGSLFASGDSGSVGSGEKTRAQLLRQNVGSVGLHFTTVRELKVMREIEEENVMGVVDVFVEQDFICLVMELMHGDLKKLVDSKTRLAIQHVKCIMLQILRGLHALHKRYIVHRDLAPANVFINDQGICKVADFGLSRCFGCPVVSGTLSKQEQSKGETSQPGKESSVESASKTAPVAISRKELMTSKVVTLWYRPPELLFGADRYGQAVDMWSVGCIMAELLTGSPLFPGANEIDQLSRIFSLRGTPTTAAALLDEEPSLWPLASSLPSFFPFTHTKPKSLKSVLPFCCADSLDLLDKLLQLDPSKRITAAEALNHRWFQQNPKPCSPKDLPVHLLGKF; this is translated from the exons ATGGCGGCACCGCAAGTCAAACCAGAGGTAGGGGATTCTCCAGAGGCGACGAGACAAGGCGTTCTGCTCCCCTCTGCCTCTGAGGAAGCGGCTGCGAATGGGTCGAGCTCTCCGAGGCTTGTCCCCATCAAACGCGAGGGGAAGCAGCGCTATCGGCAGTGCGACGCGTTCTTGGGAGAGGGGACTTACGGGCGTgtggagaaggcagaagatTTGCGAACTCATCAGATTGTCGCAATCAAGAAGGTGAAGGCGAGTGCGGGgagtctcttcgcctccggagacagcgggagTGTGGggtctggagagaagacgcgagctCAGCTGCTGCGGCAGAATGTGGGGAGCGTCGGACTGCACTTTACCACGGTTCGAGAGCTGAAAGTGATGCGAGAAatcgaggaggagaacgtgATGGGGGTCGTCGATGTGTTTGTCGAGCAGGACTTCATTTGCCTCGTGATGGAACTCATGCACGGCGACCTGAAGAAGCTGGTCGACAGCAAGACCCGCCTCGCGATCCAACATGTCAAGTGCATCATGCTTCAGATTTTGCgcggactgcatgcgctgcacaAGCGATACATCGTTCACAGAGACCTGGCCCCCGCGAACGTCTTCATCAACGACCAGGGCATCTGCAAGGTCGCCGACTTTGGTCTCTCCCGGTGCTTCGGCTGCCCCGTCGTCTCGGGAACTCTGTCGAAGCAGGAGCAGAGCAAAGGCGAGACCTCGCAGCCAGGCAAAGAAAGTTCAGTCGAGTCGGCCAGCAAAACGGCGCCGGTCGCCATCAGCAGGAAGGAACTCATGACCTCGAAAGTAGTCACGCTTTGGTACAGGCCGCCTGAACTTCTCTTTGGGGCAGACAGATATGGACAAGCTGTCGACATGTGGAGCGTGGGCTGCATCATGGCAGAACTCTTGACag GGTCTCCGCTGTTCCCAGGAGCGAACGAGATCGATCAGTTGAGTCGCATTTTTTCCCTGCGAGGTACCCCGACGACGgctgctgctcttctcgaCGAGGAGCCTTCTTTGTGGCCGTTGGCTTCTTCactcccctctttcttcccctttaCACACACAAAGCCGAAGTCGCTGAAGAGCGTTCTGCCTTTCTGCTGCGCCGACAGTCTGGACTTGCTCGAcaagctgctgcagctcgaCCCCTCAAAGAGAATCACTGCAGCCGAGGCCCTCAACCATCGGTGGTTTCAGCAGAACCCCAAGCCTTGCTCACCCAAAGACTTGCCTGTCCATCTTCTCGGCAAATTCTGA
- a CDS encoding protein phosphatase 2C domain-containing protein (encoded by transcript TGME49_270320~Signal peptide predicted by SignalP 2.0 HMM (probability 0.858) with cleavage site probability 0.253 at residue 30), whose translation MAGPRSPLRFVLLLSLLALKVFVDSPSVLPALAGESAADLSTSIDDDDFDSSSGVAVPSLTTEQEVHRTQEALDPEVVDLGKPSPYAEEESGILAASASRLNFSPMMALKSFFHMGGETGAPGHRSRIDVVKNAAMDHVHRLLQMLRESSEDEEERLLFADRREKKVITVNEWYTTTVAATMLGRRPTDEDAILVSAPATSRPNVRIKAVFDGHAGEATSQYCAKHAAKHLGKLSEFTFAEVKKACLSLDAEIIRKLGPKHVAGSTGIIVAIERLSAPVVENVVGREIVPRAHEETFVPLEKLIQEEEEAEHPELVGRYPRVPDVQQKTIPAGSFLVTAINIGDSRATLIHSDGGLTRLSKDHKPNHPTEASRIEKAGGSVETFDVPRVDGVLALSRAFGDSDFKMNPNLPPEEQKVIAVPDVRQFYALSSDLLLLACDGVYEPSGMDWAYVRDLTVAEMQRSKGDLEEVAARVMDYAYDMNSQDNISVMLVAFHNQEVEHPTAVYKVVSGQGVVLSETRRPSDAEDDSVEGDTVSLF comes from the exons ATGGCGGGTCCCCGATCTCCTCTCcgctttgttcttcttctctctctacttGCACTGAAAGTCTTCGTCGACTCTCCTTCAGTGCTTCCCGCGCTCGCGGGCGAGTCTGCGGCTGACTTGTCCACTTCCATTGACGACGATGACTTCGACAGTTCCTCGGGTGTCGCGGTCCCCAGCTTGACCACCGAGCAGGAAGTGCACCGGACCCAAGAGGCTCTCGATCCGGAGGTGGTTGACCTCGGAAAGCCCAGTCCGtacgcagaggaggagagcggGATTCtggcggcgtctgcgtcgcgaCTGAACTTCAGTCCGATGATGGCGCTGAAGAGTTTCTTCCACATgggaggcgagacaggcgccCCAGGCCACAGATCCCGCATCGACGTTGTCAAAAACGCGGCTATGGACCACGTCCACCGTCTCCTGCAGATGCTGCGCGAGTCGAGtgaggatgaagaagaacggcTCCTCTTTGctgacagaagagaaaagaaagtcaTCACTGTTAATGAGTGGTACACCACGACGGTCGCCGCCACGATGCTCGGCAGGCGGCccacagacgaagac gcTATCCTCGTCAGTGCACCTGCGACGAGTCGCCCAAACGTTCGCATAAAAGCTGTATTCGACGGCCATGCAGGGGAGGCCACCTCCCAGTACTGCGCCAAGCACGCCGCCAAACACTTGG GGAAGCTCTCCGAGTTCACCTTCGCGGAAGTGAAGAaagcgtgtctctctctggacgCTGAGATCATCCGAAAGCTGGGACCGAAGCACGTTGCAGGGTCCACAG GCATCATCGTCGCGATCGAGCGTCTCAGCGCACCTGTGGTCGAGAACGTTGTGGGGCGGGAGATCGTTCCTCGTGCTCACGAAGAAACGTTCGTGCCTCTGGAGAAGCTGAttcaagaggaagaggaggcagaacATCCGGAGCTTGTCGGCCGCTACCCCCGCGTCCCCGACGTGCAGCAAAAGACGATTCCTGCAGGCTCTTTCCTCGTCACCGCCATCAACATAG GCGATTCGAGAGCGACGCTGATCCACAGTGACGGAGGACTGACGCGACTGTCGAAAGATCACAAGCCGAACCATCCGACTGAGGCCTCTCGCATCGAGAAGGCCGGGGGGTCTGTCGAAACGTTCGACGTCCCTCGCGTGGACGGTGTTCTGGCGCTTTCACGAGCCTTCGGAGACTCT GACTTCAAAATGAATCCCAACCTTCCTccagaagagcagaaggtCATTGCCGTTCCAGACGTCAGGCAGTTCTACGCGCTGTCGAGCGATCTTCTCTTGCTGGCGTGCGATG gTGTGTATGAACCAAGCGGCATGGACTGGGCGTATGTTCGAGACCTCACTGTTGCTGAGATGCAGAGGTCAAAGGGGGATTTGGAGGAGGTGGCGGCTCGCGTGATGGATTACGCCTATGACATGAATTCTCAGGATAACATCAGCGTCATGCTCGTTGCTTTCCATAACCAAGAAGTTGAACACCCTACTGCTGTCTACAAGGTCGTCTCTGGCCAAG GTGTAGTTCTGTCGGAGACACGACGGCCGAGCGACGCGGAGGACGACAGCGTCGAGGGCGACACAGTTTCCCTGTTTTAG
- a CDS encoding BTB/POZ domain-containing protein (encoded by transcript TGME49_270340), whose translation MRNCMRIYLNAQASACKLGWIDVSRLCEQEKLLLLLAPTRHHSRQSLHSRQSLHSRQSLHVELDFSSVSTRRKARALTWSDGSLKIRALLDCPILEALVGPQSSTSSAARPRPLVALRHLSCKSEGFEKKGKTHALQRRTATTLSEEVAAFIEHEKDMEIEFRGETFPANKLILVSRSKVFRAMLKGLFQEGLKDSAALSPFLPRLSGQKRARTESSETRNLSKLNLSETAGLTVSALKNLLLYMHTDTCPLLSAETEEQKEEKSTQQKEVETINSLLELLVAADLYDVQCVYERCIDEIISRLSCQNFAAILFCASRINCRRLVKASRQFANSLAGGAVAGKMLQLLERWWSSASSGLSFSSVSLSASPEHAASPRGRRSRDGSPCSDEDIVAIHPEGSILLKPLGAGDAFCMVSFIQEEAHLRMGRDLLKPLPRCFLLDRPLREKRTLSEPYKEAVNVRRSLSEKRSRVHGVAPTQNHNSPLASCNSRIASNSRLLVLSLSPLLLLPHLRPLLLRPHVRPLLLRPHLRPLLLLPLVRAVLVPPQVVIPLDCLRVCFIPLPLGVARRLLRMYRLRRSAAAREENHSSSSVSVGERTSSPLSLLRRSPASAPSRPRKKLRSALEEGTCGAFETDEWAEYQWLESECSGGRSKGKEDDCSACTQRCCSRRGFVEEGQLGLPQTEEISMGSSKSLQDTLSSSSRNLCRNSAHNSSSFSSFVSSSTSSSPCSSSRSSSTSVSSSSSSASSSSASSSSASSSSLGHSGEALHAAAASQEFRGESDRRGSSGDQTGGAFHDACSTSSFSEMRAAGDGTFPHCSRPCRFWRGTACSSAPRLCQSSCSLPVLSLSPRSGELSSEKDWLSAKRSLSLPSASASDASANSSSAPRSLTEAHAHAASPSPRRQMETALSVGTHEEGTTRFLSPETTSSPSLQSPPSGEGDASRAVASATSCMSPSGTQAEEIAPEPHSKRDSERETLSGSDAGGSCEKPMNHGSTETGCEIRGWTEVEKRQNATTCDALAADGCTPSQGRSDRGQPQESGVCSSRGVHTAKRRRHSDGGGTQTSAESVDSFRERSTLQSDCPTAGNQCESRVFGPEKDLGGTERGNCQDAAETNQLLLSESLFGGLVGEPHENDLRKENASPRRESPRCKKQSDARDHREPLPRQRATVGLSSCSSSDYSSACFPSSLSPSTYSSCLSYSLSPSSSLSASTSSSSFSASSSSSSSVSELKTRSALRSPLGGLPEEQFGQDRGEGKPFLLIESSLQAPAGNPETGEEGSLDDAGLFIFEDTDADEN comes from the exons atgcgtaactgcatgcgcatctaCTTGAACGCACAGGCGTCTGCATGTAAACTTGGATGGATTGATGTTTCGAGGCTCTGTGAACAGGAGAAActcttgctgcttctcgcgcctACGAGACACCATTCGCGTCAGAGTTTGCATTCGCGTCAGAGTTTGCATTCGCGTCAGAGTTTGCATGTGGAGCTCGACTTTTCCTCAGTGAGCACGCGTCGGAAGGCTCGCGCCTTGACCTGGTCTGACGGTAGTCTCAAGATCCGTGCATTGCTGGACTGCCCGATTCTGGAGGCGCTGGTGGGTCCGCAGTCGTCCACGTCCTCCGCTGCTCGACCTCGGcctctcgtcgctctccggCACCTCTCCTGCAAGAGCGAAGGCTTcgagaaaaaggggaaaacgcatgccctgcagagacgcacgGCGACCACCCTCTCAGAGGAAGTCGCCGCCTTCATCGAACATGAGAAAGACATGGAAATCGAGTTCCGCGGAGAGACCTTCCCGGCGAACAAGCTGATCCTCGTCTCGAGATCCAAG GTTTTCAGAGCCATGCTCAAGGGACTCTTTCAAGAAGGCCTCAAGGACTCTGCGGCGCTTTCCCccttcctccctcgcctGTCTGGGCAAAAACGCGCGCGGACAGAAAGCTCTGAGACTCGAAACTTATCAAAACTCAATCTGTCGGAGACTGCTGGTCTTACCGTCTCTGCTCTGAAGAACCTCCTTCTCTATATGCATACCGATAC GTGCCCTCTGCTGTCTGCCGAGactgaagagcagaaagaagagaaatcgaCTCAACAGAAGGAGGTGGAAACCATCAACTCTCTGCTCGAGCTTCTTGTCGCCGCAGACCTCTACGACGTTCAG TGCGTCTACGAACGCTGCATCGACGAGATCATCTCCCGGCTGTCCTGTCAAAATTTTGCGGCGATTCTCTTCTGTGCTAGCCGTATCAACTGTCGTCGCCTTGTGAAAGCAA GTCGTCAGTTCGCGAATTCGCTCGCGGGTGGAGCTGTGGCAGGCAAGATGCTTCAGCTGCTCGAGCGCTGGTGGTCGAGCGCCTCTTCAggtctttccttttcctccgtttctctctctgcctctccagagCATGCAGCCTCTCCTCGCGGCCGCAGAAGCCGCGACGGAAGCCCGTGCAGTGACGAAGACATCGTCGCCATTCATCCAGAAGGGTCGATTCTCTTGAAACCTCTAGGCGCAG GCGATGCTTTTTGCATGGTGAGTTTCATCCAAGAGGAGGCCCACCTGCGTATGGGACGAGACTTGTTGAAACCTCTTCCTCGATGTTTCCTCCTGGATCGCCCGCTGCGCGAAAAGCGAACGCTGTCGGAACCGTACAAAGAGGCTGTGAATGTGCGCCGGAGTTTGTCGGAAAAGAGATCGCGCGTCCATGGCGTTGCTCCTACACAGAACCACAACTCTCCTCTCGCAAGTTGCAACTCGCGAATCGCCTCCAACTCacgccttctcgttctctctctttctcctcttctgcttcttcctcatcttcgacctcttctgcttcgtcctcaTGTTCgacctcttctgcttcgtcctcatcttcgacctcttctgcttcttccccttgtTCGTGCTGTTCTTGTTCCTCCCCAAGTCGTTATTCCTCTCGATTGCCTTCGTGTCTGCTTCATCCCGCTGCCTCTCGGTGTCGCGCGCCGGCTTCTGCGCATGTATCGGCTGCGGCGCTCTGCGgctgcgagagaggagaaccaCTCCAGTTCCAGTGTTTCGGTCGGAGAGAGGACG agctctcctctctctctgctccgtcGCTCTCCGGCGTCGGCGCCCAGTCGACCTCGAAAGAAGCTGAGGTCGGCACTGGAGGAGGGAACCTGTGGGGCGTTTGAGACAGACGAATGGGCAGAATACCAGTGGCTGGAAAGCGAATGCAGCGGAGGTCGAAGCAAGGGCAAAGAGGACGactgcagcgcatgcacacagcgCTGCTGCTCTCGACGCGGCTTCGTAGAAGAAGGCCAACTGGGTTTGCCGCAGACGGAAGAAATATCAATGGGATCTAGCAAAAGTCTTCAAGACACTCTGTCCTCTTCGAGCCGCAATCTGTGTCGAAACTCTGCTCacaactcttcttctttttcatcTTTTGTGTCATCTTCgacctcttcgtctccgtgttcttcttcccgttcttcttcgacgtctgtttcctcttcttcttcctctgcttcttcctcctctgcttcttcctcctctgcttcttcttcctctttgggTCATAGTGGAgaggcgctgcatgcagcggctgcCTCGCAGGAATTCCGtggcgagagcgacagacgcgGAAGCAGTGGGGACCAAACAGGCGGTGCGTTTCATGATGCATGTTCAACGAGTTCGTTTTCGGAAATGCGAGCGGCGGGAGATGGAACGTTTCCTCATTGTTCTCGCCCCTGTCGCTTCTGGAGAGGAACGGCCTGTTCGTCGGCTCCTCGACTGTGTCAGTCTTCGTGCAGTCTGcctgtcctttctctttctcctcgatcAGGCGAACTCTCCTCGGAGAAAGACTGGCTGTCGGCAAagcgctctctctccttgccaAGTGCCTCTGCTTCAGACGCTTCCGCGAATTCCTCGTCCGCGCCTCGGTCGCTCACGGAAGcccacgcgcatgcagcgtcgccttctcctcgacggCAGATGGAAACTGCTCTTTCAGTTGGCACGcatgaagaaggaacgacgcgtttcctctccccaGAAACGACCtcatcgccttctctccagagtcCGCCGtccggcgaaggcgacgcttCTCGCGCCGTTGCTTCAGCTACGAGCTGCATGTCTCCGAGCGGGACTCAGGCCGAGGAAATCGCGCCAGAGCCGCACAGCAAACGCGActccgagagagaaaccttATCGGGGAGCGACGCCGGGGGGAGTTGTGAGAAGCCGATGAATCACGGATCCACGGAGACAGGATGCGAAATTCGCGGGTGGACTGAAGTCGAGAAACGTCAAAACGCGACGACCTGTGACGCACTCGCTGCAGACGGGTGCACCCCAAGTCAAGGccgaagcgacagaggacAACCGCAAGAGAGTGGGGTCTGTAGCAGTCGGGGTGTACATACGGCGAAGCGCAGGAGGCACAGCGACGGTGGAGGGACTCAGACATCTGCAGAAAGCGTTGACAGCTTCAGGGAGCGCTCGACGCTTCAGAGTGACTGTCCAACTGCGGGGAACCAATGTGAGAGCAGAGTGTTTGGGCCAGAGAAGGACCTGGGGGGTACTGAAAGAGGAAACTGCCAGGATGCCGCAGAGACAAATCAACTCTTGCTTTCGGAATCTCTCTTTGGGGGGTTGGTGGGAGAGCCTCACGAAAACGATCTGAGAAAAGAGAATGCAAGTCCGCGGAGAGAAAGTCCGAGATGTAAGAAACAAAGTGATGCCAGGGATCACCGTGAACCTCTTCCACGTCAGCGCGCAACAGTTGGActgtcttcttgttcttcctccgattattcttctgcttgttttccttcttccttgtctccttcgacttattcctcttgtctttcttactccctgtctccttcgtcttccttgtctgcttcgacttcttcctcttcgttttctgcttcctcatcttcctcttcttctgtctctgagcTGAAGACCCGTTCAGCCCTGCGGTCTCCCTTGGGAGGCTTGCCTGAGGAGCAATTCGGGcaagacagaggcgaaggaaaaccTTTTCTTTTGATAGAGTCGAGTCTCCAAGCTCCTGCTGGAAATccagagacgggagaagaaggatcTCTTGACGATGCTGGTCTCTTTATATTTGAGGACACAGATGCTGATGAGAACTAA
- a CDS encoding hypothetical protein (encoded by transcript TGME49_270310), with translation MLFTLSSACTVKMEQLIRRVPSQSAFLPLIEKGRCMLSTARLSSIPAKGTAQGVWSPRHSQSTSQVEKTGKFFFSARGLASERKVLAADRVLSGLRASECVEATIGLRFPLCRLLSTTAATPPQGDSGKELPSSAANETTKQESPVVDTDINAVTNYIVGMCQKFLQKGEKVTPSSKLEELRTREDRLWDCLDTVEFVLDVEEIFDVTVPDEVADNFQTLQEIADFVVSERAKAGKFMKDQ, from the exons ATGTTGTTCACCCTCTCTTCAGCCTGCACTGTGAAGATGGAGCAGCTCATTCGCAGGGTTCCGTCTCAGTCTGCATTTTTGCCGTTGATCGAGAAAGGCAGATGCATGCTGTCTACAGCGCGCTTATCCTCCATCCCAGCAAAGGGAACCGCCCAGGGGGTGTGGTCGCCACGCCACTCACAGTCGACATCTCAGGTCGAGAAAACGGGAAaattctttttttctgcccGCGGGTTGgcttcagagagaaaggtgCTCGCTGCTGACCGAGTGCTTTCAGGTTTGCGTGCGTCTGAATGCGTGGAGGCTACGATTGGTCTCCGCTTCCcactctgtcgccttctctcaaCAACCGCCGCAACTCCCCCACAGGGAGATAGTGGAAAGGAACTGCCTTCCTCGGCAGCTAACGAAACGACCAAACAAGAAAGTCCAGTTGTTGACACTGACATCAATGCG GTGACGAACTACATTGTCGGCATGTGTCAGAAGTTtctgcagaaaggagagaaagtgacGCCCTCGAGCAAACTGGAAGAGTTGCGAACTCGGGAAGACCGTCTCTGGGACTGTCTGGATACAGTTGAATTCGTTCTTGAT GTGGAGGAGATCTTCGACGTCACTGTTCCAGACGAAGTTGCAGATAATTTCCAAACACTTCAG GAAATTGCGGATTTCGTGGTGTctgagagagcgaaggcaggCAAGTTCATGAAGGACCAGTGA